The DNA region GGTTGGCACGGCGAGTTTCGCGGGCTGGATCTGCCAGGGTTGGCACCGAGGGTCTGTGGTGCTGCCGCCCCTGCCCGCCCCCCGCCCGACCCCCGTGCCTGCCGAGTCGGAGCCACGCGGGTCCGCGCCCGGGGGTCTGTCCCGGTCGCTCGGCAAGTGAGGGCAGGCGGGAGCCCCCCGtgccccggcacggccccggctGGCGGCAGCCGTCGGGGCTGCCAGAGCCCGGCGGGTCCCGCGCCTCATCCCGGCGCCTCTGTAAATGCCATTAGCGCCGACCGCCTTCGTGCTGGGACACCGGGCAGCCATACCCGGCACTgcgcccagcctggccctgcccgcTGCCCGCTGCCTACTCCGGGCTCACCTCCGCCGGCCAGCCTGGAGGGGGCTGCCCTGCCCGCAGGAGCCCCTTCCGTGCCTTGTGTTTGTGACCCTCCCGGACAGCATCCAACAactcccagctcaggcagggtAGCAGAGCCTGGGGTGATTGCACTGAGCCCCGAGGCTGTGGTGGGGCTTTGGTTGTCACTGGTGTCCTGGTGAGGCCCCGCTGGCTGTGCTACGGGTGAAACCCGCAGGGGATGATGATCAGCCTTGATCAGCATGGCTCAGTTTGTGCCTTGCACAAGACACTGCAGCATGGCCAGGGGGCAAGGTGGGATCTGTGTTCTGGCACAGTGCCCCGATAACCATCACCTCCCACTCCCcaggggagagctgctgctgccagagtcAGAGGAGGACTTTCCTACCTCATGGTGGGCACCCATCAGGGTGGCAGACACACCAGCATGGGCGCCTCTGGGAATTGTGGGCACCTGCTTAGCAAgagcccccaaatcctgctctcATTTGCATGGTGGTACAAGAAAGGCCAAGGGCTAATGGTGGGGCTGTAGCAgtgggggaaactgaggcatggatCTCCCTATCATAATGGACAGCTTGCCCAGTGCTCAGGAGCCCTCTGACTGCCCAGGGTGCCCTATCTAGTTGTCACCACTTCAGTGTTTGCTTTGTCCTTGTCCCCATTCCTatagcacagctctgtgcttgcaGGCAGGAATGGGCAGAAGCCGGCACACTCCTGCTGATGGGCTCAGACAGgcatgggcagggctggatgctgCTTGGCTGGGCTGCCTCTGTTTCCCCacgggcaggagcaggaggggtgtTTCTGAAGCCCATTATGTTTGGGATTAGATTAATGGGGACTTAAAAATAGGGAGGGATGTGGCTGGCTCACATCCCCTCCAACTACCAGGTCGAGCCCAGTGGGGGATCCCCTTTATGCCGTGCCTGGAGTTGCCCTGTGCTGATGCTCAGGGCTCTCCAGACACTCGGCAGCATCGGGGAGGGATCGTggtctgggggctgtggggagggggctgtaACCCGAGCTGAGGTCTTGTTTCTCTGCCCCAGCCGCGGCGCCACCAGCCAGACCCCGGCCATGAGCCGCacgctgctcctgctcctgcttctgctgcGCGGGCTCGCCGCGGGCCGGCCCCCAGCCGCTGCCACCCCCCGCCTCAAGCTGTCCTTCCGCGGTGAGCACGGGACACGGGCAGGGTGGGGGGTGCGGTCACGTCTGGGCGCACTGGTTACgtgtcagcagcagccagcatcATCCTGAGGGACGGGAGTATCCTGGGGGTAGCACGGTGGGGTGGGCACAAACCCCAGCACTGGCACGTCCCtagcgctgctgccgccctcccCGCGGGCTGTCAGGTATTGGCACTGGCTGCCACCTTCCTTACCTGAtgccagcccctccagggccaCCTGCCTGTCCTTGGGGCCATGCCTGTGCTTGGGACCTCGCTCCCAGCCCCCGGCATGTGGAGGCacaggtgccccatccctgtgtgcGCCATGGTGGCACTCCCTGGCCTCAGCTGTGCCATACCTGTTGGGAATGGTGtgccagctggagagctgctgccgTGTCCCGACTGGCCACTCCACGGGCTCCAGCACGGCTCAGGGGGCTTTGTCCAGCGGCGGGTCTCAGCAAgagctctcctcccagcctgacAAAGGGCTGTTTGTTCCCGCCACGGTGGGATTAGCTCCGCGGGGCAGAGAATGGTCCCTTCTCCCCTGCTGCCGGGCGAGCGGTGCAGAGATGGGTGCCGAGGGCATGGGAATCACTGCTGGGTGGTTTGGGGATGAGTCTcaagggacacagggatgggtgTGGGGCTGGCATGGGGATGAATGCTGGGCAGGCAAGGGCTCGGAGAACCTAGTCAAGCCAGTGGGACAGGTTTGGGGGAGGGGATGGCATGGCAGGGGGCCGTGGCCTGACCCGGGCTGCCTCGGAGCGTGTCGGGGCAGTGGAGATGGACAGGGAGTggcggggccgggctgagcAGTGCCGGTGGGTCCCGGCAGAGCTGCGGGCTCGCCATGGGCTGCACCTCTTCTCGCTGGAGCACTCCTGCTGCTACGAGACCCTGCTGCTGGACGAGGAGCGCGGCCGTCTCTTCGTGGGCGCCCAGAACCACCTCCTCTCTTTGGCCCTGGATGACATCAGCCAGCGGGGCAGGAAGGTAACGGGGCGGGGGGAACATGCTGgcggggcagtgctgggtgctcCAGGTGCGGTGAGCATCCCCTTTTCCACCCACAGATCTACTGGCCAGCTCCCGTGGAGTGGAGGGAAGAGTGCAACTGGGCCGGCAAGGACATCACTGTGAGTGATGGGGAGTGTTGTGGGATGCCAGGGATCTGCCCCAGCACTACCTCACCCTTCATTCCCTCCATCTGCAGGCTGAGTGCATGAACTTTGTGAAGATCCTGCACCCCTACAACCGGACCCACCTGTACGCCTGTGGCACTGGTGCCTTCCACCCAGTCTGTGCCTTCATCGAGGCTGGCCAGCATGCAGAAgtgagcctcccctggcaccaccacagcctccagctgctgccacctgccCACCTCCCATCCTTACCCCTCTCCAGGAGCCTGTTTTCAAGCTGGACCCCCACCACACTGAGGATGGCAAGGGGAAGAGCCCGTATGACCCCCGGCATACAGCCGCCTCTGTCCTTGTGGGTAAGGGCATCTGAGCCTGGTGCTGGGTGCAGTGTGGCACAGGGATGACGGGGGGGCCCCTATAACACTTCCCTCGGTGCCTGCCAGGCGAGGAGCTCTACTCTGGGGTGGCCACCGATCTGATGGGCCGTGACTTTACCATCTTCCGCAGCCTGGGCCGGCGTCCCTCCATCCGCACGGAGCAGCACGACTCTCGCTGGCTCAACGGTCAGTGCTGGGGACTGGGAGGGTGGGAGACAGGGGGGCCACTGGCACCCcggcacagcagtgctgctgcctggaggcATCAGGGCAATGGCTCCTTCAGGCTCAGACGTGCACTGTCCTTCGCTGCCTCCAGAGGGTGATTTCAGGGGTTCGTGTGTTGCCTCCAGACCCTCAGTGTCTGGTGGAGTCCCGTCCTcactctgcctctgctctgcagctgggcagggttGCTTCTGCAACCTCCCCTGGGACCCCAGCAGTTACTCCAGGGTCCCTTGGGAGCACAGCTGGTGGAGTCATTGGAAACACCACCCCTCTGTTCCCAGAGCCCAAGTTCGTGGCTGTTTTTTTGGTGCCGGAGAGTGAGGACCCGGACGATGATAAGATCTACTTCTTCTTCCGTGAGACAGCAGTGGAacggcagcaggggctgggcaagACCAGCTTCGCCCGCATCGGCCAAATCTGCCGGGTGAGAGCGTCCACAggcaggtgggctgggggccagggagcccaggggtgccacctgctgctgctgacaccGGTGTCCTCCTTTCCCTGGCAGAACGACATGGGCGGGCAGCGCAGCCTGGTGAACAAGTGGACGACATTCCTGAAGGCTCGGCTGgtgtgtgctgtgccagggcctgacGGGGCAGACACCCACTTTGATGAGCTCCGTGAGTAAACAAGGATGAGACCCCAGCAGTgtagctgtgagcagcactggcagtaCTGATACCTGCCCTGCTTGCAGGGGATGTTTTCCTGTTGCAGACAAGAGACAAGCGCAACCCTCTGATCTACGCCATCTTCTCCACCTCCAGGTCAAGCCCCTtccccaggaccctgcacataCCCAGTGGTGCCCCCCTTGCCCCCTCACAtctttcccctctctcccaCCAGCTCTGTTTTCCAAGGCTCAGCTGTCTGTGTCTACACCATGGCTGACATCCGCCGGGCTTTCCTGGGCCCCTTTGCACACAAGGAAGGTCCCAACTACCAGTGGGTGTCATACCAGGGCCGTGTGCCATACCCCCGCCCAGGCATGGTATGTGGTGTAGGGGTGTCCTGGCTGGTGCCACCAGTGGGATACCACTATGTGGGGTGGGGACAGTGGACTGTGAGACTCTGCTTAGCCAGTGCTgtctccctgcagtgccccagcaAAACCTTTGGCACCTTCGGCTCCACCAAGGACTTTCCAGACGAGGTGATCCAGTTTGCCCGTCACCACCCACTGATGTATAACCCTGTCTTGCCCCATGGCCAGCGCCCCCTCTTCCTGCAAGCCACTGTGCCTTACACTTTCACCCGCATAGCTGTGGACCGTGTCACCGCTGCTGATGGCCACTATGATGTCCTCTTCATTGGCACAGGCATGTAGTGACCCTAGGGATGGGGCagtgagggagagcagggagatgctggggctgggaccTGTGGCCTcacccctccctgcctgcagatgTGGGCACAGTGCTGAAGGTGGTCTCAGTgcccagggagagctggcaCCGTATGgagccactgctgctggaggagctgcagatctTCCAGGTGAGGGTCAAGGTTCCACATCACACTAGTCAGACttccctgcagcatccccatGTGCTGTCCATGCTCTGGGTTGTGCCAGGGCACTCCAGCTGCCAGCATGTGGGAGCCAGGATGCTGCATCCCTAGGCTTCCCTATGCACCGTTAACTCCTGCCCATGCTCTGCcccacaggatgcctcccccaTCATCAGCCTACAGCTCTCCTCCAAGCGGGTAAGGGGGGACCCCCGGGCATTCCATGGCTCTGCCTAGCCCCGTGCCACAGCATGGgagtgctcagctctgctcttcccccAGCATCAGCTCTACGCTGGCTCAACCACAGCGCtggcccagctgcccctgcaccGCTGTGGTGCCTATGGCAAAGCCTGTGCCGAGTGCTGCCTGGCCCGGGACCCATACTGCGCCTGGGATGGCAACACCTGCACCCGCTACGTGCCCAACACCAAGAGGTAGGTGCCATGCCGGgatgcagtgctggggcagccagcctgccCCGAGGCCATGGTGAGGAGCACGaggcaggctgctgcagcccctgctcctccatcGCCCTCCCACAGGCGTTTCCGCCGGCAGGACGTCCGCAACGGTGACCCCAACGTGCTCTGCTCTGAAGGTGAGCTGGGAGCCAGCCGGAGTCTGGGGGCAGCCCTGCCGTGGTGGGGGGCTGACAGCCAGGCTGTGTTCCCACAGATCCCAGGCGGGACACCGTGCCCCAGAAGCAACTCTACGGGGTGGAGGGAAGCACCGTCTTTTTGGAGtgcatccccaaatccctgcaagCCCACACCCTCTGGACATACCAACGCACCCTGAATGATCCCCAGCGAGAGGTAGGCTCTCCCTGGTCAGGTACCGCCGGTGGGGctgtgccgtgccgtgccgtgccgtgccgtgccgtgccgtgccgtgccgtgccgtgcaGTGCagtgccgtgccgtgccgtgtCGAGCTGACCGCCCATCCCCGCGGGTACTGCAGGTGCAGATGGACGAGCGGGTGGTGCGGACGGAGCGGGGTGTCCTGCTGCGCAGCGTGCAGCGCTCCGACGCCGGCCTCTACCTCTGCCACGCCACGGAGCACGGCTTCACCCAGCCCCTTCTGCGGCTCTCCCTGGAGGTGATCGGCGCCTGGCAGGCCACGGGCGTGGCGTCTGCCGGAGACCCCCAGCTGGCCGCCGGGATCCCCGGCCGCAAGGTCTGGTACCGGGACTTCCTCCAGCTGGTGGAGCGCCCACCGCTGGGAGCCACGGACAAGGTCTGCCAGAGGCTCTGGAGCCGGGGCAGACCCCCGCCACCGCCCCGCACTCCCGCCGGGCCCCCCGGCCGCGGGGAGGGTGAGGAGCCGCGCAGAGCCCGCCGCCGGCGCACCCACGAGGGGCCGCGGGCCGAGCGGGGTCCCCGCAGCGCATCCCCCTGGTGACCCGGGGGTCGGCCCCGGGCGCCGGGCTCTGCCTAGGAGCGGGGCCGCAGGTGGGGTACGGCCTCGGCCGCCCTGCCGGCAGCACTGCGTGGGCAGTGGCGGGGGCTGCAGCTCCGGGGCCGCAGGAGGGCAGCCGGGCTGAGCAGCCCCCCGAGGGGCTGCCGACTGCCCTTGCCACCGGCTCCAACACCGGTGGGGACCCAGCCGGCTGCCGGCATCGCAGAGTCACCGAAATATTTATTAACGACTGTTACTATGAATGTAAACTGCGGGGCCAGGCAGTGTCCCCCCAGCATGGCACTGCGGGAGGACGGCACAGCAGGGTCACGCTCGAGTCCCAGAAGGGCTACGGGCAGCAGTGGGCGCACGGaggggcagcacaggcactggtgGGACGCAGGAGGAGGGGGGCATTAAGGGGAGATGTTGGGGGGGCATAAAGGTGGCACCCACTGCTCTGGGTGTAGAACAGTGGCACAGGGGACCTTGTACTAATTGAGCACAATAAAGCAGATTCAGCCGCCCAGGGTCCCGCGTCTGACCCAGAGCCCCAGGAAGTGCTCTGGGGCAGCCCGGTGCCCCAGGGCATGGACCCACTCTGGCAGCCAAGCCTGGAGGGGTGGGATGTTCGGCAACACTGGAGAGCTGAGAGGAGACAAGACCTGCAGGGAAATTGCCAAGGTTGATAGGTTTCCCCCAGACTTCCAGCTCCCCGTGCTTGCAGCTCCACTTTGCTTTCTGGAAGATGAAAACCAAATTTCCCCCGTGCTAATAGGCAGCAATTAAGGTAGTGACCGAAGGTGACCTCGGAGTCTGCTGCCTACTGCTGCCTGCACTGGCATCAGGACCCCTGGTGGCACTGGCCACATCCCACAGCCTATGGTGACACCATGCTAACCAGCACAAACCATGTCCCAGCACTGGTTGCCCCCCAGcatgagcacaggcaggcagtggtacaggcaggagcaggatcaTAAAGgagctgtttttttctcctgaggtCCAGCTGGCAACAGGCTGACATCCTTGACCCCACCAAGCACCCTGGGATCAGGGAGCACTGCTTTGCTGCACCTCTGTGTCCCTATGCCATCCCTGAAGCTTGTGGCATTGATGTCCCCCCTCATCCGAAAAGGTTGGCAACCCCAACTCCTTTGACTACGCCATGTGACAtctgtcactgtccccaacAGAACAAACAGCACAAGGATCTACTAAGTATTTATTTCCAGCATGACAGGAGGGTACACAGGGGCATGGGCTGGTGCTGAGAGCAGTGCTCAGGAGgtccagcaggcagggagctaGGGGAGCTGGGGGTCTGCGCCCCCCCGGAGCCGCAGGAGCATGTAGATTGTGCTCATGGGCCTGACGTCGTAGTGCTCCAGCGTGTGCTGGTCCTGTAGCTCCCTGGAACCATAGGTCAGACGCTGCTCGTTGGCAGAGGGCCCCTGCCGGGCCTGGATCTGCTCCTTCAGCTGTCGGACAGTGTCAGTGGGCAGCACCGTGTAGGTCATGGTTCGATTCTTATCATCCTTGACAAAGACCTGCATCCTCTGGGGCTCagtctgcagcagcaccagcgtGGTGTTGTAGAAGATGCCGTGCATGGCCAGGGTATCGCAGTCCTGTAGGGTGATGTTGTttctgcctggctcctgctgtgccaggcgCTGTGTGTATGGTGAGATGCCCCAGTTCTGGTGGATCACCTCCTTCAGCTGCCAGATGTTGGTGTAGGGGCTGACACGCTGTGTCAGTCTGGCGCCTGATAGCTGCATCACCTCAATGGTCACGGGCcgggctggctgcagggacaggaaagCGAGTGGGCAAAGACAAcaggggcaggggtgggggaCATGTTGCTCACAGGCTCAGGCAGCCTTACCTGCACACTCCAGGGCTGGACGTTTGCAAGCCAGGGCAGTGAGTTGCAGTAGGTGGCAGCTGCCTGTGCCATCAATTTCCAGTCCTTGTCTTGGCCCAGGATCCCCGTGGGGTCAGCAGGGTCCAGGATGACAGGGCTGCAAACACAGAGTGGGCATTGCTGTCAGCCCTGGGCAGTACCATGGAGCCAGTGGGGACAATCCCACTGGGCACGGTCCTCACCGGGGTTTGCTCAGCAAGCCCTTGACATGGGCACCAATCTCTCCGTGCTGGAGTGAGTAGTACTTCTCCCAGTAGATGCAGATGTCCCGGTGCCGGCCCAGCAGTTCCAGCACTGTGCGGAAGCCCGGAGCCATGTcaaagctgcaggaggagcctgTGCCCTCCTCCCAGGCATAGATggtcagcagctccagggcataCTTAGGGGGCAGGTCCGCATTGGGGTACTGTGGTTTCAGCAGCTGGGGAGAAGACACAGATGGAGGTGAGAGCTGGCTGGCATGGGTGTCTATTGGGAACTGGGATAGCTGGGCAGCCCTCACCTCCTTGTACCAGTACTTGACCAGGCGCAGGAGGTCCTTCAGCTTGGCAGGGCGATGCTTTACAAACAATTTCTGCAGCTCGGTGAAGCAGGGGGAAAACTCcccggggtggctgcaggcatgCAGGAGCCTCACATACACTTCTGGTTTTGGTGAGGCATCCTGGGTCACCTGCCCTGCAGGGTGAGAAGGAGGGTGAGAAGGAGGATGagagccatcccagcactgACACCACTGCCTGTCCCCgtgccagcctgcagcccttACCCAAAGCATCATAGGCAGGCAGGATGTCCACATCAATGGACTCCCCAGTCTCCATGGAGGACAGAGTAAGGCTGAGGGAGCGTGGCGTGCTGTCAGGACCTTTGTACCTGGGCTCACCAATGCACACATCGAACTGCAAGCTCTCCCTGCAGTCCTTCAGCCTTTCCATGATCAAATCAAGGATaacctttctgtttttcttctggtcCTCGTAGCTGGGTAAGCAGGTGAGGAAGAGCACCACATCAGCATCAGAGTTGTTCTTCAGAGCTGTGCCCTTTCCTGCTGATCCACCCTGCAGAGAGAGACCCTGCCCTCTCAGCAccactgccagcaccaggaTCGGCTGCCACCACTCCTGGAGCTGccaagggaaactgaggcagggcaggagctggagcatggGACAGTGGGAAGGGTGGCAGCAGGGGTGTCAGCTGGCCCCCAAGCTGGGCAGCACTCACCTTGACAGTCTTTTGGACGTGGATATTATCCTCAAAGCACTTCCTCTTCAGGAATTCACAGATTTGCCGCACTGTCTCCTTCACCTGCGCAGAGaactctgggctgggctgcagggttTTGGCGATCCAGCCATCCAGCTCCCTGGCGGTTACTGTTCTCAGCCCGTTCATGGATGCCACCGGGTCCACATCCATGCTGACAGGTGTATAGTTCCCTTTGCCCTCTTCTGACTTGCTGCCTCCTACTACTCCCTCCCGCAGCACTCCACCCCCGACAGGCTGCTTCTGTCTGCGGCAGCTTTTAAACCTTCCCGGGCCGCCACCCCGATGCGTCACCGCTGGGAACTTAAGGTGGCCCCAGGTCGTTTCCAGGGGATGCTCCCGGCGTCTCCGGGGCCACCACTGcggggactgggagggggcagGAGTGGCTGCGGGTCACCCTGACATCCAGCTCCGGGGTGCTGTGGGGCCTCATAGCCCCGATGCCTTCGGTGACACAAGGTCTCCCCCGAAAGGCAGAGACCCCGCAGGCACCAGGCCCCCGCTGGGGGCTCAAGTGTccgggctggggcacagccagtgctgggaCACGGCTCACGCAGTGCCGTGGTGTGAGCAGGGGCAATGGGATGTGGCAGTGCCACGAGCTACCTTGGTGTCACCACGGGC from Haemorhous mexicanus isolate bHaeMex1 chromosome 11, bHaeMex1.pri, whole genome shotgun sequence includes:
- the SEMA3B gene encoding semaphorin-3B isoform X3; its protein translation is MRLKRPQPSRELVTHLPHINEAPPALGLRTAGALPRPHGSYGGTVVRGATSQTPAMSRTLLLLLLLLRGLAAGRPPAAATPRLKLSFRELRARHGLHLFSLEHSCCYETLLLDEERGRLFVGAQNHLLSLALDDISQRGRKIYWPAPVEWREECNWAGKDITAECMNFVKILHPYNRTHLYACGTGAFHPVCAFIEAGQHAEEPVFKLDPHHTEDGKGKSPYDPRHTAASVLVGEELYSGVATDLMGRDFTIFRSLGRRPSIRTEQHDSRWLNEPKFVAVFLVPESEDPDDDKIYFFFRETAVERQQGLGKTSFARIGQICRNDMGGQRSLVNKWTTFLKARLVCAVPGPDGADTHFDELRDVFLLQTRDKRNPLIYAIFSTSSSVFQGSAVCVYTMADIRRAFLGPFAHKEGPNYQWVSYQGRVPYPRPGMCPSKTFGTFGSTKDFPDEVIQFARHHPLMYNPVLPHGQRPLFLQATVPYTFTRIAVDRVTAADGHYDVLFIGTDVGTVLKVVSVPRESWHRMEPLLLEELQIFQDASPIISLQLSSKRHQLYAGSTTALAQLPLHRCGAYGKACAECCLARDPYCAWDGNTCTRYVPNTKRRFRRQDVRNGDPNVLCSEDPRRDTVPQKQLYGVEGSTVFLECIPKSLQAHTLWTYQRTLNDPQREVQMDERVVRTERGVLLRSVQRSDAGLYLCHATEHGFTQPLLRLSLEVIGAWQATGVASAGDPQLAAGIPGRKVWYRDFLQLVERPPLGATDKVCQRLWSRGRPPPPPRTPAGPPGRGEGEEPRRARRRRTHEGPRAERGPRSASPW
- the LOC132332265 gene encoding 2'-5'-oligoadenylate synthase 1-like, which translates into the protein MDVDPVASMNGLRTVTARELDGWIAKTLQPSPEFSAQVKETVRQICEFLKRKCFEDNIHVQKTVKGGSAGKGTALKNNSDADVVLFLTCLPSYEDQKKNRKVILDLIMERLKDCRESLQFDVCIGEPRYKGPDSTPRSLSLTLSSMETGESIDVDILPAYDALGQVTQDASPKPEVYVRLLHACSHPGEFSPCFTELQKLFVKHRPAKLKDLLRLVKYWYKELLKPQYPNADLPPKYALELLTIYAWEEGTGSSCSFDMAPGFRTVLELLGRHRDICIYWEKYYSLQHGEIGAHVKGLLSKPRPVILDPADPTGILGQDKDWKLMAQAAATYCNSLPWLANVQPWSVQPARPVTIEVMQLSGARLTQRVSPYTNIWQLKEVIHQNWGISPYTQRLAQQEPGRNNITLQDCDTLAMHGIFYNTTLVLLQTEPQRMQVFVKDDKNRTMTYTVLPTDTVRQLKEQIQARQGPSANEQRLTYGSRELQDQHTLEHYDVRPMSTIYMLLRLRGGADPQLP
- the SEMA3B gene encoding semaphorin-3B isoform X2, which gives rise to MSRTLLLLLLLLRGLAAGRPPAAATPRLKLSFRELRARHGLHLFSLEHSCCYETLLLDEERGRLFVGAQNHLLSLALDDISQRGRKIYWPAPVEWREECNWAGKDITAECMNFVKILHPYNRTHLYACGTGAFHPVCAFIEAGQHAEEPVFKLDPHHTEDGKGKSPYDPRHTAASVLVGEELYSGVATDLMGRDFTIFRSLGRRPSIRTEQHDSRWLNEPKFVAVFLVPESEDPDDDKIYFFFRETAVERQQGLGKTSFARIGQICRNDMGGQRSLVNKWTTFLKARLVCAVPGPDGADTHFDELRDVFLLQTRDKRNPLIYAIFSTSSSVFQGSAVCVYTMADIRRAFLGPFAHKEGPNYQWVSYQGRVPYPRPGMCPSKTFGTFGSTKDFPDEVIQFARHHPLMYNPVLPHGQRPLFLQATVPYTFTRIAVDRVTAADGHYDVLFIGTDVGTVLKVVSVPRESWHRMEPLLLEELQIFQDASPIISLQLSSKRHQLYAGSTTALAQLPLHRCGAYGKACAECCLARDPYCAWDGNTCTRYVPNTKRRFRRQDVRNGDPNVLCSEDPRRDTVPQKQLYGVEGSTVFLECIPKSLQAHTLWTYQRTLNDPQREVQMDERVVRTERGVLLRSVQRSDAGLYLCHATEHGFTQPLLRLSLEVIGAWQATGVASAGDPQLAAGIPGRKVWYRDFLQLVERPPLGATDKVCQRLWSRGRPPPPPRTPAGPPGRGEGEEPRRARRRRTHEGPRAERGPRSASPW
- the SEMA3B gene encoding semaphorin-3B isoform X1: MREVPACPLVSVCSHTRVRVPVRAPGPAPPRPAGPPPSLPADAAGGAGPDRAEPGHSRGATSQTPAMSRTLLLLLLLLRGLAAGRPPAAATPRLKLSFRELRARHGLHLFSLEHSCCYETLLLDEERGRLFVGAQNHLLSLALDDISQRGRKIYWPAPVEWREECNWAGKDITAECMNFVKILHPYNRTHLYACGTGAFHPVCAFIEAGQHAEEPVFKLDPHHTEDGKGKSPYDPRHTAASVLVGEELYSGVATDLMGRDFTIFRSLGRRPSIRTEQHDSRWLNEPKFVAVFLVPESEDPDDDKIYFFFRETAVERQQGLGKTSFARIGQICRNDMGGQRSLVNKWTTFLKARLVCAVPGPDGADTHFDELRDVFLLQTRDKRNPLIYAIFSTSSSVFQGSAVCVYTMADIRRAFLGPFAHKEGPNYQWVSYQGRVPYPRPGMCPSKTFGTFGSTKDFPDEVIQFARHHPLMYNPVLPHGQRPLFLQATVPYTFTRIAVDRVTAADGHYDVLFIGTDVGTVLKVVSVPRESWHRMEPLLLEELQIFQDASPIISLQLSSKRHQLYAGSTTALAQLPLHRCGAYGKACAECCLARDPYCAWDGNTCTRYVPNTKRRFRRQDVRNGDPNVLCSEDPRRDTVPQKQLYGVEGSTVFLECIPKSLQAHTLWTYQRTLNDPQREVQMDERVVRTERGVLLRSVQRSDAGLYLCHATEHGFTQPLLRLSLEVIGAWQATGVASAGDPQLAAGIPGRKVWYRDFLQLVERPPLGATDKVCQRLWSRGRPPPPPRTPAGPPGRGEGEEPRRARRRRTHEGPRAERGPRSASPW